A stretch of Arachis hypogaea cultivar Tifrunner chromosome 15, arahy.Tifrunner.gnm2.J5K5, whole genome shotgun sequence DNA encodes these proteins:
- the LOC112751927 gene encoding F-box protein CPR1: MKKKKEKKQQQNENHESKSIDDILPLELIHRILLRVPVKYLGRLKCVSKLWNTLISDPDFAKSHLHLSAATTHVCLFITDCSNAFSVDIDPVFHRHTALKEVSLPFKENTPLDFTVMCSCRGLVLLHSAPHFFIVWNPLTGSSKRVSYSHIVSRGHRKYSDFIFRFRRKDFMSVCLYGFGYDASQDDYLVVVASQDKNDQEHFDCLSLRTNSWTNLDFALSKPLGISNWQSGGFFLNGAIHWSSPTLSVRDYSILIFDLKERSFSTISMPEQVMGYLEPTLLVLLGGCLALYSSDRGKTNIWVMREYKVHSSWTFYQIPRGHSAPLCLSNGSDIVAQNSLLLPKDSYLRLAKYNVRGELLQRRMFYDHHLVHVKARPRSISSRTSYIVYTESLVQVPSEIKDKDEDKKKKNGHQNQKNDVKQEKRTRSECGTSIAECKEGSERHATLAKEVATNSGQMADDPQIQGLRRSVRLRKR; this comes from the exons atgaagaagaagaaggagaagaagcaaCAGCAGAATGAGAATCATGAGAGCAAGAGCATTGACGACATTCTCCCTCTTGAGCTGATTCACAGAATCCTACTTAGGGTTCCTGTCAAATATCTCGGTCGCCTCAAGTGCGTTTCGAAGCTTTGGAACACTCTCATTTCGGATCCCGATTTTGCGAAATCGCATCTTCACCTCTCTGCCGCAACCACCCATGTATGCCTCTTCATAACTGACTGCTCCAATGCCTTTTCCGTTGACATTGACCCAGTATTTCACCGCCACACTGCACTAAAAGAGGTATCTCTCCCTTTCAAGGAGAACACACCTTTGGATTTTACAGTTATGTGCTCCTGCAGAGGGCTTGTTCTCTTACACAGTGCCCCGCATTTTTTTATCGTATGGAACCCACTAACTGGATCCAGCAAAAGAGTTTCCTACTCTCACATTGTTTCTCGTGGTCATCGCAAGTACTCTGACTTTATTTTTCGTTTTCGTCGCAAGGACTTTATGTCTGTGTGTTTGTATGGATTTGGTTATGATGCTTCACAGGATGACTACTTAGTTGTTGTAGCTTCTCAGGATAAGAATGACCAAGAGCACTTTGATTGCTTGTCTTTGAGAACCAATTCATGGACTAATCTTGATTTTGCACTCTCCAAACCCTTGGGTATTAGCAACTGGCAATCTGGTGGGTTCTTCTTGAATGGCGCTATTCATTGGTCGTCTCCCACTCTTAGTGTTAGAGATTATAGTATTCTTATATTTGATTTGAAGGAAAGAAGTTTCTCAACCATATCTATGCCTGAACAAGTGATGGGTTATCTCGAGCCCACTCTTCTCGTCCTACTAGGAGGGTGCCTGGCTTTGTATTCTTCTGATCGCGGTAAAACTAACATATGGGTGATGAGAGAATACAAAGTGCATTCATCTTGGACTTTTTATCAGATTCCTCGTGGACATTCTGCGCCTCTATGCTTATCCAATGGTAGTGACATTGTTGCACAAAATTCTCTTCTGTTACCTAAAGATTCCTACTTAAGGTTGGCCAAATATAATGTCAGAGGAGAGCTCCTCCAACGCAGAATGTTTTATGATCATCATCTGGTACATGTTAAAGCTCGTCCGAGGTCTATATCGTCCAGAACAAGCTACATTGTATACACAGAGAGTCTCGTGCAAGTCCCCAGTGAGATTAAGGATAAGGATgaggataagaagaagaaaaatg GCCATCAGAATCAGAAGAACGATGTCAAACAAGAAAAGAGAACTAGGAGCGAATGTGGTACGAGTATAGCTGAATGCAAGGAAGGAAGTGAGAGGCATGCAACCTTAGCAAAAGAGGTTGCAACTAACTCGGGACAGATGGCAGACGATCCTCAAATTCAGGGCCTCAGAAGAAGCGTGAGATTGAGAAAGAGGTGA
- the LOC112751928 gene encoding uncharacterized protein: MELELGLKITKTRDDITSISQYQLAKDRTGPVFESRETNTMFILIAHLKGYKRNNIDIKISEDGSKISISGEKPIQEMMMMGWVMLKKDVEISQFNKTFKIPEGVVLDRIKAKFDEEESILKIVMPKSLKGICGARIEEIKEDESDGGRSELEKSEADHIFNSTGETSERGFREPEVREMEDSESVMEKEQVLSEKIEHEAMKESDSEQNVGASIPQNIVNASHDEESVREKSKKSECEAIKTLEPEQNVGNHIPQSIGDDDRDDVEKMLDKANGFSQDKHGKWLEKEFEELKSETEGIHKESVEEVNSRERFEETRTSELNKTENFEGTIKKDMKRPKNETVEGDDECEAENSSKEVFEAITTVREEFPKQLPIALQGGVEVSKREEPKVVAKEALAEEQRAEKANRSIEENTLNETSRKEDEESDNKRKVKKVAEAMALGENEKPGYGVVKLKEEGSIRMNFEANKVVEEDISKDRNEQVRVPKMNSRDQPSVKENTDKGGLHGSKRQELLEGGKTKHFEEEGAKIEQSVKKVNGEKNGKIEAEANEGLRRDLTRDTFQQEIDDPDIQTKESEQSLQESTGKGGFEASMAEIKDAAEVKEELVKQKSEAKVGEAEDAEDGAKLEQPMKQAKGEKHEKIQDETTMKGTKEPEIQNKEKDQQCVLEMNKGMLELSMATIEEAKEAREEFIKQQSGEKMEEPKDVNNKGATIQQIVEKETGEKHEKTQVEASGDLRENITKESKIQSEEKDQQSLHDAMSEERFELSTVAREFPLQKNGREGPNVESTETTQESDSERITKTFQEVVKEKNPKAFLVGTDERDAKVLSMGVKKTEQGSEKKHDTELLSQENQRKEACESRNQSVNQDIEKSKKAKEAESADQCTYNTERTEAAAAIEDQMAKPRFPTTQQFEVEECTLQEDCKKKHEQSPKSQKEYHTNDLRNSIGTKEQESERMEVLKPEAPLEELLKKSEQETRKDEFQKGEKIEEKMQDIEQSKSKVDDKDQQDVSKEIGAAEIIGRTEAKEQYASNAGSPAGSKETEKDLEATHETEKNFAQNVEDNKLRNREEIKKTISEENDEVKYAAELRRRTQVKEHQRKSETAENEEEPPKLKEQIIEWKSPKTKECVPESTGIKQHGYGTEDTTLSQQSTHEENRTPENAVDELPETNTDTDYRKLVESGDPSEDERVESFPAHIPENQGFGDNQEGTKCPKISTGDPDKKGYQITKDIDEELLRKQDLSGKIVHEERGVQHFAKRGEPEEDPKQLHKRDKVKPIQTAIDKKPIIIDITPEIEKVNGFKQVAETMQKPQVKIEMISKKGMDKPQRDETPPLAKEIKRKQPPELLWSSMGPENSQVKEDTTDEGHEECDIIEVEKQRESEEKDVSGGNNDKTKRTKKLFVPLFIAGSALLVSLVFMFVHRRRTKRR; this comes from the exons ATGGAGCTTGAATTAGGACTCAAAATCACTAAAACAAGAGATGACATTACTTCCATCTCTCAGTATCAGTTAGCCAAGGATCGAACCGGACCGGTTTTTGAGTCTAGAGAAACAAACACCATGTTCATCCTCATTGCTCATCTTAAAG GTTATAAGAGGAATAATATTGACATAAAGATTAGTGAAGATGGTAGTAAGATATCAATTAGTGGAGAGAAGCCAATTCAGGAAATGATGATGATGGGGTGGGTAATGCTCAAGAAAGATGTTGAGATTTCACAGTTCAATAAGACCTTCAAAATTCCTGAAGGGGTGGTTTTGGATCGGATCAAAGCGAAGTTTGATGAAGAGGAATCGATATTGAAGATTGTAATGCCAAAATCCTTGAAAGGGATTTGTGGGGCTAGGATTGAAGAGATCAAGGAAGATGAATCTGATGGAGGGAGATCAGAATTAGAGAAAAGTGAAGCTGATCACATTTTCAACAGCACTGGGGAGACAAGTGAAAGGGGATTCAGAGAGCCTGAAGTTCGAGAAATGGAGGACAGTGAAAGTGTTATGGAGAAGGAACAAGTgttatctgaaaagatagaacaTGAAGCAATGAAGGAATCAGACTCAGAGCAAAATGTAGGTGCAAGTATCCCACAGAACATTGTGAATGCAAGCCATGATGAAGAAAGTGTGAGAGAAAAGAGCAAAAAATCAGAATGTGAAGCAATTAAGACATTGGAACCTGAGCAAAATGTAGGAAATCATATTCCACAGAGCATAGGAGATGATGATAGAGATGATGTTGAAAAGATGCTTGATAAGGCCAATGGATTTTCTCAGGACAAGCATGGAAAGTGGTTAGAGAAGGAATTTGAAGAACTTAAGTCTGAAACTGAAGGTATACATAAAGAAAGTGTTGAGGAAGTTAATAGTAGGGAAAGATTTGAAGAAACAAGAACATCAGAACTGAACAAAACTGAAAATTTTGAAGGGACCATCAAGAAGGACATGAAAAGGCCTAAGAATGAAACTGTGGAAGGTGACGATGAATGTGAAGCAGAAAATTCTAGTAAAGAAGTCTTTGAAGCAATCACTACTGTAAGGGAAGAGTTCCCCAAGCAGTTACCAATAGCATTGCAAGGAGGCGTTGAAGTATCGAAGAGGGAAGAACCAAAAGTGGTGGCCAAAGAAGCACTGGCTGAAGAACAGAGAGCGGAGAAAGCTAACAGGAGTATTGAGGAAAACACCTTAAATGAGACCTCACGAAAGGAAGATGAGGAGTCTGACAATAAAAGAAAGGTCAAGAAGGTGGCAGAGGCAATGGCCTTAGGAGAGAATGAAAAACCTGGATATGGTGTAGTGAAATTGAAAGAAGAGGGATCTATAAGGATGAATTTTGAAGCAAATAAGGTTGTTGAGGAAGACATAAGTAAGGACAGAAATGAACAAGTTAGAGTGCCAAAAATGAATTCAAGGGATCAACCAAGTGTGAAAGAGAATACTGATAAAGGAGGACTACATGGAAGCAAAAGACAAGAGCTTTTGGAGGGAGGGAAAACTAAACATTTCGAAGAAGAGGGTGCGAAAATTGAACAATCTGTTAAGAAAGTGAATGGAGAGAAAAACGGAAAGATTGAAGCTGAAGCAAATGAAGGTTTAAGGAGAGACTTGACAAGGGATACATTTCAGCAAGAAATAGATGATCCTGATATTCAAACTAAGGAAAGTGAACAAAGTCTACAAGAATCGACGGGTAAAGGAGGCTTTGAAGCAAGCATGGCTGAAATAAAAGATGCAGCAGAAGTAAAAGAAGAGCTGGTCAAGCAGAAGAGCGAGGCAAAGGTGGGGGAGGCAGAAGATGCCGAAGATGGTGCGAAACTTGAGCAGCCTATGAAGCAGGCGAAAGGAGAGAAACATGAAAAGATACAAGATGAAACAACTATGAAAGGAACAAAAGAGCCTGAGATTCAAAATAAGGAAAAAGATCAACAATGTGTGCTGGAAATGAATAAGGGAATGCTTGAACTAAGCATGGcaacaattgaagaagcaaagGAAGCAAGAGAAGAGTTCATCAAACAGCAGAGTGGGGAAAAGATGGAGGAACCTAAAGATGTCAACAATAAGGGTGCAACAATACAACAAATTGTGGAGAAAGAAACAGGGgagaaacatgaaaagacacaagtTGAAGCCAGTGGGGATCTGAGGGAAAATATAACAAAGGAATCCAAGATTCAATCTGAGGAAAAAGATCAACAAAGTCTACATGATGCTATGAGCGAGGAAAGATTTGAACTGAGCACAGTAGCAAGAGAATTTCCTCTGCAGAAGAATGGAAGGGAAGGACCAAATGTTGAGTCCACAGAGACAACTCAAGAGTCAGATAGTGAAAGAATAACCAAGACTTTTCAAGAAGTAGTCAAGGAAAAAAATCCAAAAGCATTTCTTGTAGGAACTGATGAAAGAGATGCGAAAGTATTAAGTATGGGAGTTAAAAAGACTGAACAAGGGAGTGAAAAGAAACATGACACTGAACTGTTATctcaagaaaatcaaaggaaggAAGCTTGTGAATCAAGAAATCAAAGTGTGAACCAAGATATCGAAAAGTCAAAGAAAGCAAAAGAAGCAGAAAGTGCAGATCAATGCACTTATAACACAGAAAGAACTGAAGCAGCTGCAGCCATAGAAGATCAAATGGCTAAACCAAGGTTTCCAACAACTCAACAATTTGAGGTTGAAGAATGTACATTACAAGAAGACTGCAAAAAGAAACATGAACAATCTCCAAAATCACAAAAGGAATATCATACAAATGATTTGCGAAATTCAATCGGAACGAAGGAGCAAGAATCCGAGCGTATGGAAGTTTTGAAGCCAGAAGCTCCTCTAGAAGAACTCCTAAAGAAAAGTGAACAGGAGACTAGAAAAGACGAATTTCAAAAGGGAGAAAAAATTGAGGAGAAAATGCAAGACATTGAGCAATCCAAAAGTAAAGTTGATGACAAAGATCAACAAGATGTTAGCAAAGAAATTGGGGCAGCAGAGATCATAGGTAGAACAGAAGCGAAAGAACAATATGCATCAAATGCAGGCTCACCAGCTGGAAGCAAGGAaactgaaaaagatttggaagCAACACATGAAACAGAGAAAAACTTCGCTCAAAACGTTGAAGATAACAAGCTTCGGAACAGGGAGGAAATTAAAAAGACCATTTCTGAAGAAAATGATGAAGTTAAATATGCTGCAGAGCTAAGAAGAAGAACACAAGTGAAAGAGCATCAGAGAAAATCAGAAACTGCTGAGAATGAAGAAGAACCTCCCAAATTGAAAGAGCAAATTATTGAATGGAAATCACCAAAAACAAAAGAGTGTGTGCCAGAATCAACAGGCATAAAACAACATGGCTATGGCACAGAAGACACAACATTAAGTCAGCAATCCACACATGAAGAAAACAGAACACCAGAAAATGCTGTTGATGAATTACCAGAGACAAACACTGACACAGACTACCGAAAGTTAGTTGAGTCGGGGGATCCCTCGGAAGATGAACGAGTTGAATCTTTTCCGGCACATATCCCAGAAAATCAAGGCTTTGGAGACAATCAGGAGGGAACCAAATGTCCCAAGATTTCGACCGGCGACCCTGATAAGAAAGGATATCAAATAACAAAGGATATTGATGAAGAATTGCTGAGGAAACAAGACTTATCAGGAAAAATTGTTCATGAAGAAAGGGGAGTGCAACATTTTGCAAAGAGAGGAGAACCTGAAGAGGACCCCAAACAACTTCACAAAAGAGATAAGGTAAAACCAATTCAAACTGCTATAGATAAGAAGCCAATAATAATAGACATAACCCCAGAGATTGAGAAGGTCAACGGATTCAAACAAGTTGCAGAAACAATGCAGAAACCTCAAGTAAAAATTGAAATGATTTCAAAGAAAGGAATGGATAAACCACAAAGAGATGAAACACCACCTCTGGCAAAGGAAATCAAAAGAAAACAGCCTCCTGAATTATTATGGTCAAGCATGGGCCCTGAGAACTCTCAGGTTAAAGAAGACACAACAGATGAAGGTCATGAAGAGTGTGACATAATAGAGGTAGAGAAGCAAAGAGAAAGTGAAGAGAAAGATGTTAGTGGAGGAAACAATGACAAAACAAAAAGGACAAAGAAACTATTTGTTCCTTTGTTCATAGCAGGATCAGCCCTTCTTGTGTCTCTGGTATTTATGTTTGTGCATCGCAGAAGAACTAAAAGAaggtaa
- the LOC112751929 gene encoding protein BYPASS1-LIKE yields the protein MSAIMDDQGSSVMSIRGNQVHSMDGSSLELELETFQRQVTLRFLELAAVGNDDLLSLAWMRKLLDIFILCQDELRMIFFNHRAQVMKPPMDRIVSDFFERCVKALDLCNAVRDGIEQIKQCQRLLEIVLCALDQKRIIGEGQCRRAKKALADLANCMFDDKESSAYMALRNRSFGRNTTIKDLYQIHNQNSNYQHRSVGHFRSLSWSVSRNWSAAKQLQAIGNSLCPPKSNDLVATNGLAMPVYTMSSVLLFVMWALVAAIPCQDRRLQLHILIPRQFPWSAPLLSLHERIMEDSKKKERKNACGLLREIQQIEKCARVINELVDTLQFPLAEEKGEEVRQRVQDLSHVLEALKDGLDPLERQVREVFHVIVRGRVGT from the coding sequence ATGTCTGCAATCATGGATGATCAAGGTTCCTCTGTTATGTCTATCCGTGGAAACCAAGTTCACTCCATGGATGGTTCAAGCTTGGAGCTTGAGTTAGAAACCTTTCAGAGACAAGTCACGTTGCGGTTCCTTGAGCTGGCCGCGGTTGGAAATGATGATTTGCTTTCACTCGCATGGATGAGGAAGCTCCTTGATATCTTCATCTTATGCCAAGACGAATTGAGGATGATTTTCTTCAATCACAGGGCTCAGGTCATGAAGCCCCCAATGGACCGAATTGTTTCTGATTTCTTTGAACGCTGCGTGAAGGCCCTTGATCTCTGCAACGCCGTCCGTGACGGAATTGAACAGATTAAGCAGTGTCAGAGGCTGTTAGAGATTGTTCTATGTGCATTGGATCAAAAGAGGATCATTGGTGAGGGCCAATGCCGCCGTGCCAAGAAGGCTCTCGCTGATTTGGCTAATTGTATGTTTGATGATAAGGAATCTAGTGCTTACATGGCTCTTAGGAATAGATCCTTTGGTAGAAACACTACCATTAAGGATTTGTATCAAATTCACAATCAAAATAGTAACTACCAGCACCGATCAGTGGGCCATTTTCGATCGCTCTCATGGAGCGTTTCGAGGAATTGGTCTGCTGCTAAGCAGCTCCAAGCAATTGGGAACAGCTTGTGCCCCCCTAAGAGTAATGATCTTGTGGCCACTAATGGCCTTGCTATGCCGGTTTATACGATGAGCTCGGTCCTGTTGTTTGTAATGTGGGCTCTTGTGGCTGCAATTCCATGCCAGGATCGCAGATTGCAGCTCCACATTTTGATTCCGAGACAGTTTCCTTGGTCTGCGCCGTTGCTGTCGCTCCATGAGAGGATCATGGAGGATTCCAAGAAGAAGGAGAGGAAGAATGCTTGTGGCTTGCTGAGGGAGATTCAACAGATTGAGAAATGTGCTAGGGTGATAAATGAGTTGGTTGACACTTTGCAGTTTCCATTAGCTGAGGAGAAAGGAGAGGAGGTTAGACAAAGAGTGCAAGATCTTTCACATGTTCTTGAGGCCCTCAAGGATGGATTAGACCCGTTGGAACGCCAAGTAAGGGAGGTGTTCCATGTAATTGTGCGCGGCCGAGTAGGGACTTGA